From one Eucalyptus grandis isolate ANBG69807.140 chromosome 9, ASM1654582v1, whole genome shotgun sequence genomic stretch:
- the LOC104419971 gene encoding LOW QUALITY PROTEIN: uncharacterized protein C594.04c (The sequence of the model RefSeq protein was modified relative to this genomic sequence to represent the inferred CDS: inserted 4 bases in 3 codons; deleted 1 base in 1 codon; substituted 2 bases at 2 genomic stop codons): MGRNLKNALLAFVAPLPSILFYQAFLKHVGSAPVSDGGDGGDGGLSPLWSWCLHHPFLLANALFFFNVNVLFWVIGQIXSSHWIIDPYWTVIPVMLTHYYATHPLGQYNWWRSRILMVMTWAWALRLSHNYFRREKWQWGAREDWRFTEMRXQYGKNWWWVSFFAIYVSQQVFLLGVCLPTYVVHSVDKPLNVWDFVAVLVSVSGIVVAYFADTQLHDFVSXKXGAERAGKPAVLTLDEGLWHYSRHPNYFPASSWWWGLVIFAWNLGQGWTMVGALINSLWQHVTGLVEKRMLKKTHRAEXYRHYQKTTSVWIPWFKASDQSGKDKTT; encoded by the exons ATGGGTCGCAACCTCAAGAACGCCCTCCTCGCCTTCGTCGCTCCTCTCCCCTCCATCCTCTTCTACCAGGCCTTCCTCAAACACGTTGGCTCCGCCCCCGTCAGcgatggcggcgacggcggcgacggcggcctctcTCCTCTCTGGAGCTGGTGCCTTCACCACCCTTTTCTCTTGGCCAacgccctcttcttcttcaacgtCAACGTCCTCTTCTGGGTCATCGGTCAAA GATCTAGCCACTGG ATCATAGATCCTTACTGGACGGTGATTCCCGTCATGCTGACGCATTACTATGCCACCCACCCTCTGGGGCAGTACAACTGGTGGAGATCCAGGATTCTGATGGTGATGACGTGGGCGTGGGCCTTGAGGCTCTCCCACAACTACTTCAGGCGTGAGAAATGGCAGTGGGGTGCTCGGGAAGACTGGAGATTCACCGAGATGCG GCAGTATGGCAAGAACTGGTGGTGGGTCTCCTTCTTCGCCATCTACGTCTCTCAGCAG GTTTTCCTACTTGGAGTGTGTCTCCCGACGTATGTCGTACACTCGGTGGACAAGCCCCTGAATGTTTGGGATTTTGTGGCTGTTCTTGTCTCGGTTAGCGGCATCGTCGTGGCCTACTTTGCCGATACTCAGCTTCATGACTTTGTCTCTTAGAAATGAGGAGCTGAAAGAGCTGGGAAGCCCGCGGTGCTCACTCTTGACGAGGGCTTGTGGCACTACTCGAGACACCCGAACTACTTCCCGGCGAGCAGCTGGTGGTGGGGACTAGTCATATTTGCGTGGAACCTGGGACAGGGATGGACAATGGTCGGCGCGCTGATCAATAGTCTGTGGCAACACGTGACCGGGCTTGTCGAAAAGCGGATGTTGAAGAAGACTCACAGGGCTG GCTACAGGCATTATCAGAAAACTACATCTGTATGGATCCCT TGGTTCAAGGCATCCGATCAGTCTGGAAAGGACAAGACCACTTGA